The following are from one region of the Bos mutus isolate GX-2022 chromosome 18, NWIPB_WYAK_1.1, whole genome shotgun sequence genome:
- the PRX gene encoding periaxin, which translates to MEARSRSAEELRRAELVEIIVETEAQTGVSGINVAGGGKEGIFVRDLREDSPAARSLSLQEGDQLLSARVFFENFKYEDALRLLQCAEPYKVSFCLKRTVPTGDLALRPGTVAGYEIKGPRAKVAKLNIQSLSPVKKKKMVMPGALGAPADLAPVDVEFSFPKFSRLRRGLKAEAVEGPVPAAPTRRRLQLPRLRVREVAEEAQVARLAAAAPPPRKAKAEAEVAAGPRFTAPQVELVGPRLPGADVGVPQVPAPKREAAPAVEPAAVGIQVPQVELPSLPSLPALPTLPCLETREGAVAVTVPTLDVAAPTVGVDLALPGAEVEPRGEVPEVALKMPRLSFPRFGARAKEAAEAKVKGPKLRMPTFGLSLLEPRPAVPEAPESKLKLPTIKIPSFGIGVSPPEVKVPKGPEVKPPKVPEVKLPKMPEPVLPEVRLPEVELPKVSEMKLPKVPEMAVPEVRLPEVQLPKVPEMKLPEVKLPKVPEMAVPEVRLPEVQLPKVPEMKLPEVKLPKVPEMAVPEVRLPEVQLPKVPEMKLPKVPEMKCPEMKLPKVPEMAVPEVRLPEVQLPKVPEVKLPEVKLPKVPEMAVPEVHLPEVQLPKVSEMKVPDVKLPEVKLPEIKLPKVPEMVVPDVHLPQVHLPKVSEMRLPEVQAPKVPEVHLPKAPEVKLPKAPEAQLKAARVEEAEGMDFGFKMPKMTLPKLGRAESPSQGKPGEAGAEVSGKLVTLPCLQPEMGSEARVGVPHLTLPSVELDLPGALGLEGQAVTAEVGKGEQVEAAGVGEVAFRLPSVEIVTPQLPTLEEGQAEVTEAKVKLSSKFSLPKFGLSGPKVTKPEAEGAGRAAKLKVSKFAISLPRARVGTEVEAKGTEEAGLLPALDLSVPQLSLDSHLPTGKAEVAGADIKLKGPKFGLPKFGVRGRDTEAGELVPGAAELEGKSRGWDGKVKMPKLKMPSFGLARGKEADISGGQVSPGEKPESTAVQLKIPEVELVTLGAQEEGRVEEEAAGSRGRLAGLQVSPAKQVGTGAQDGGLRMPLGISLPQVELTGFREATPGQQAESSAPPAEGTAGYRVHVPQVTLALPGAQAAGGELLVGEGVFKMPSVTVPQLELDVGLSREVQDGEAATSEGGLKLKVPTLGARAGAGAEGPSDQSAGAERTFHLSLPDVELSPPAVGTHAEYQVAEGEGDAGHKLKVRLPRFGLARAKEGAEEGEKAKSPKLKLPRVGFSQSEAVSGEGSPSPEEEDVEGGGEGASGRRGRVRVRLPRVGLAAPSKASRGQEGEAAPKSPSGEKSPKFRFPRVSLSPKTRGGSGDQDEGGFRVRLPSVGFSETGPPGPTRMEGAQAAVI; encoded by the exons ATGGAGGCCAGGAGCCGGAGTGCTGAG GAGCTGAGGAGGGCGGAGTTGGTGGAGATCATCGTGGAGACAGAGGCGCAGACCGGGGTCAGCGGCATCAACGTAGCGGGAGGCGGCAAGGAAGGAATCTTCGTCCGCGACCTGCGTGAGGACTCGCCAGCGGCCAGGAGCCTCAGCCTGCAGGAAG GGGACCAGCTGCTGAGCGCTAGAGTGTTCTTCGAGAACTTCAAGTACGAGGACGCGCTCCGCCTGCTGCAATGCGCCGAGCCTTACAAGGTCTCCTTCTGCCTGAAGCGCACTGTACCCACCGGGGACCTGGCGCTACGGCCCGGGACCGTGGCCGGCTACGAGATCAAGGGCCCGCGGGCCAAGGTGGCCAAGCTG aacATCCAGAGTCTGTCCCctgtgaagaagaagaagatggtGATGCCCGGGGCCCTGGGGGCCCCTGCAGACCTGGCCCCTGTTGACGTCGaattctcctttcccaagttcTCCCGTCTGCGTCGAGGCCTCAAAGCCGAGGCTGTCGAGGGTCCTGTCCCAGCTGCCCCCACCCGCCGGCGCCTCCAGCTGCCTCGGCTGCGGGTCCGAGAAGTGGCCGAAGAGGCCCAGGTAGCCAGGCTGGCGGCCGCCGCTCCTCCCCCCCGGAAGGCCAAAGCAGAGGCCGAGGTGGCAGCAGGACCCCGTTTCACAGCTCCCCAGGTGGAGTTGGTTGGGCCCCGGCTGCCAGGTGCTGACGTGGGTGTCCCCCAGGTCCCAGCCCCCAAGAGGGAGGCGGCCCCTGCCGTGGAGCCTGCAGCTGTAGGGATCCAGGTCCCCCAAGTGGAGCTGCCCTCCTTGCCCTCACTACCTGCTCTGCCAACACTTCCCTGCCTGGAGACCCGGGAAGGGGCTGTGGCAGTGACGGTGCCCACCCTGGACGTAGCAGCACCTACAGTGGGGGTGGACCTGGCCTTGCCTGGTGCAGAGGTGGAACCCCGAGGCGAGGTGCCCGAGGTGGCCCTGAAGATGCCCCGCCTCAGTTTCCCCCGCTTTGGGGCCCGAGCAAAGGAAGCTGCTGAGGCCAAGGTAAAGGGGCCCAAGCTTCGAATGCCCACCTTTGGGCTCTCTCTCCTGGAGCCCCGGCCTGCTGTCCCTGAAGCTCCCGAGAGCAAGCTGAAGCTGCCCACCATCAAGATTCCCTCCTTTGGCATCGGGGTCTCGCCGCCAGAGGTCAAGGTGCCCAAGGGGCCTGAGGTGAAGCCCCCCAAGGTCCCAGAGGTCAAGCTCCCCAAAATGCCTGAGCCAGTCCTTCCAGAGGTGCGACTCCCAGAGGTGGAGCTCCCGAAGGTGTCAGAGATGAAGCTTCCGAAGGTGCCAGAGATGGCCGTGCCCGAGGTGAGACTTCCAGAGGTGCAGCTGCCAAAAGTCCCCGAGATGAAACTCCCTGAAGTGAAGCTCCCAAAGGTGCCGGAGATGGCCGTGCCAGAAGTGCGTCTCCCAGAAGTGCAGCTGCCGAAAGTCCCCGAGATGAAACTCCCTGAAGTGAAGCTCCCAAAGGTGCCGGAGATGGCCGTGCCAGAAGTGCGTCTTCCAGAAGTGCAGCTGCCGAAAGTCCCAGAGATGAAGCTGCCGAAGGTGCCCGAGATGAAATGCCCGGAAATGAAACTCCCGAAGGTGCCAGAGATGGCCGTGCCGGAAGTGCGACTCCCAGAGGTGCAGTTGCCGAAAGTCCCCGAGGTGAAACTCCCCGAGGTGAAGCTCCCTAAGGTGCCAGAAATGGCTGTGCCGGAAGTGCATCTCCCAGAGGTGCAGCTGCCAAAAGTCTCGGAGATGAAGGTCCCTGACGTCAAGCTCCCCGAGGTGAAGCTCCCGGAGATAAAACTCCCCAAGGTGCCGGAAATGGTTGTGCCGGACGTCCACCTCCCACAAGTGCATCTGCCAAAGGTGTCAGAGATGCGGCTGCCAGAAGTCCAGGCGCCCAAGGTCCCAGAGGTGCATCTGCCGAAGGCACCAGAAGTGAAGCTACCCAAGGCTCCGGAGGCGCAGCTAAAAGCTGCCAGGGTAGAGGAGGCGGAGGGCATGGACTTTGGCTTCAAGATGCCCAAGATGACCTTGCCCAAGCTAGGGAGGGCGGAGTCCCCATCTCAGGGCAAGCCGGGTGAGGCAGGCGCTGAGGTCTCAGGGAAGCTGGTGACACTTCCCTGTCTGCAGCCAGAGATGGGCAGCGAGGCTCGTGTGGGTGTCCCCCATCTCACACTGCCCTCGGTGGAGCTAGACCTGCCGggggccctgggcctggagggGCAGGCCGTGACCGCCGAAGTGGGCAAAGGGGAGCAGGTAGAAGCAGCTGGAGTCGGGGAAGTTGCCTTCCGGTTGCCTTCCGTGGAGATCGTCACCCCACAGCTGCCCACACTGGAGGAAGGGCAGGCAGAAGTGACAGAGGCGAAAGTCAAGCTCTCCTCCAAGTTCTCCCTGCCCAAGTTTGGACTCTCGGGGCCAAAGGTGACCAAACCAGAGGCTGAGGGGGCAGGACGAGCTGCCAAGCTGAAGGTGTCCAAGTTCGCCATCTCACTCCCCAGGGCTCGGGTGGGGACCGAAGTGGAGGCCAAGGGTACAGAGGAAGCAGGTCTGTTGCCCGCCCTCGACCTGTCCGTCCCGCAGCTAAGCCTGGATTCCCATCTGCCCACGGGCAAGGCAGAGGTGGCCGGGGCCGATATCAAGCTCAAGGGGCCCAAGTTTGGCCTGCCCAAGTTTGGGGTCAGGGGCCGGGACACTGAGGCAGGAGAACTAGTGCCAGGGGCGGCTGAGCTGGAGGGCAAGAGCAGGGGTTGGGATGGGAAGGTGAAGATGCCCAAGCTGAAGATGCCCTCCTTTGGGCTGGCTCGAGGGAAGGAAGCAGACATCTCGGGTGGGCAAGTCAGCCCTGGGGAAAAGCCAGAGTCCACAGCTGTGCAACTTAAGATCCCCGAGGTGGAACTGGTTACTCTGGGGGCCCAGGAGGAGGGGCGGGTAGAGGAGGAGGCAGCTGGCAGCCGAGGACGGCTCGCAGGCCTGCAAGTGTCCCCAGCCAAGCAGGTGGGCACTGGGGCCCAGGACGGGGGGCTGAGGATGCCGCTGGGCATCTCCCTGCCCCAGGTGGAGCTCACCGGCTTTAGGGAGGCCACCCCGGGCCAGCAGGCTGAGAGTTCGGCCCCTCCAGCAGAGGGCACAGCAGGCTACAGGGTCCACGTGCCTCAAGTGACCTTGGCTCTACCTGGAGCCCAAGCGGCGGGTGGTGAGCTGTTGGTGGGCGAGGGTGTCTTCAAGATGCCCTCCGTGACAGTGCCCCAGCTTGAGCTGGACGTGGGGCTGAGCCGAGAGGTGCAGGACGGGGAGGCTGCCACCAGTGAGGGTGGGCTGAAGCTGAAGGTGCCTACGCTGGGGGCtagagctggggctggggctgagggGCCGAGCGACCAGTCCGCAGGGGCAGAGCGCACCTTCCATCTCTCCCTGCCCGACGTGGAGCTCTCCCCACCCGCCGTGGGCACCCACGCTGAGTACCAGGTGGCAGAGGGCGAGGGAGATGCCGGACACAAGCTCAAGGTGCGGCTGCCCCGGTTTGGCCTGGCACGGGCCAAGGAGGGGGCTGAGGAAGGTGAGAAGGCCAAGAGCCCGAAACTCAAGCTGCCCCGCGTGGGCTTCAGCCAGAGCGAGGCGGTCAGTGGGGAAGGCTCCCCCAGCCCCGAGGAGGAGGACGTGGAGGGTGGTGGGGAAGGGGCCTCCGGGCGCCGAGGTCGCGTCCGAGTCCGCTTGCCCCGTGTGGGCCTGGCTGCCCCTTCCAAGGCCTCCCGGGGGCAGGAGGGCGAGGCGGCACCCAAATCTCCCAGCGGGGAGAAGTCACCCAAGTTCCGCTTCCCCCGGGTGTCCCTAAGCCCCAAGACCCGGGGTGGGAGCGGGGACCAGGACGAGGGTGGATTCCGGGTGCGACTGCCCAGCGTGGGGTTTTCCGAGACGGGCCCTCCAGGCCCCACAAGGATGGAGGGGGCTCAGGCTGCTGTCATCTGA
- the HIPK4 gene encoding homeodomain-interacting protein kinase 4 — MGCHSLVQGIFPTQGSNPLLLHWQVDYLPEPPGKPSALRTRSRLLSLTLKILCNLASLYSRCPLPRAATGRGRGFLNTDIPTNPPAWEACSSSPLFRNVPLLSAQGPCSGSLLFRPFTSPASPGFRPWAGEGGALPGTPPPHSSQGLRSPTIEPEPLSNAGTHSGGPGAPRPKPGGLWGRGAAPGRLTVRPRGLGVAREVGANLAGQGTSAVLFPPLWGPRGQRQGGRPRRQSPWSRGGSRPASRGRGSMATIQSETDCYDIIEVLGKGTFGEVAKGWRRSTGEMVAIKILKNDAYRNRIIKNELKLLRCMRGLDPEEAHIIRFLEFFHDALKFYLVFELLEQNLFEFQKENNFAPLPARHIRTVTLQVLRALARLKELAIIHADLKPENIMLVDQTRCPFRVKVIDFGSASIFSEVRYVKEPYIQSRFYRAPEILLGLPFCEKVDVWSLGCVMAELHLGWPLYPGNNEYDQVRYICETQGLPKPHLLHAARKAHHFFKRNPHPDAANPWQLKSLADYLAETKVRPLERRKYMLKSLDQIETVNGVGAASRLTFPDREVLAEHADLKSMVELIKRMLTWESHERISPSAALRHPFVSMQQLRSTHETTRYYQLSLRSCRLSLQVEGKPPTSVLAAAEDGPPYYRLAEEEAAMGLGSTGGSGPFFREEKAPGMQRAIDQLDDLSLQEVGRGLWGETHADVVPDVLAPLKAAAVGRRLPESSPEPILAFYGTRLVGRHKVRKAPAGSKSDSNFSNLIRLSQASPEDDAPCRASGWAEGERLGASAEPPVIPQRDGDGPDIKDMTMDAESPGPELFDPNSCPGEWLSEPDWTLEGLRGPRVQGLPPCHAHPHGPPRATSFLQHVGGHH, encoded by the exons atgggttgccattcccttgtccaggggatttttccaacccagggatcaaacccacttctcttgcattggcaggtggattatttaccagagccaccagggaagcccagtgctcTCAGAACAAGGTCCAGACTCCTTAGCCTGACACTCAAGATCCTTTGCAACCTGGCCTCGCTTTATTCAcgctgccccctccccagggcagcCACAGGCAGGGGCAGGGGTTTTCTGAACACAGACATACCCACAAATCCCCCAGCTTGGGAAGCCTGCAGCTCCTCACCTCTGTTTAGGAATGTCCCTTTGCTCTCTGCCCAAGGCCCATGTTCAGGCTCCCTTCTCTTTCGACCTTTCACCTCTCCAGCCTCTCCAGGGTTCCGCCcctgggcgggggaggggggtgccCTACCTGGCACCCCACCCCCCCATTCCAGCCAGGGGCTAAGGTCTCCAACAATAGAACCAGAGCCACTCAGCAACGCTGGAACCCATTCGGGGGGGCCTGGGGCCCCTCGTCCCAAGCCGGGAGGGCTTTGGGGGAGGGGTGCGGCCCCTGGCAGACTCACCGTGCGGCCCAGGGGTCTGGGGGTTGCCAGGGAGGTGGGGGCGAACCTTGCAGGGCAAGGCACGAGTGCGGTCCTTTTTCCCCCACTGTGGGGGCCTCGGGGCCAGCGTCAGGGCGGGAGGCCTCGGAGGCAGAGCCCGTGGAGCAGGGGTGGCAGCAGGCCGGCGTCCAGAGGCAGGGGCAGCATGGCCACCATCCAGTCGGAGACTGACTGCTACGACATCATCGAGGTGCTGGGCAAGGGCACCTTCGGGGAGGTGGCCAAGGGCTGGCGGCGAAGCACAGGCGAGATGGTGGCCATCAAGATCCTGAAGAACGACGCCTACCGTAACCGGATCATCAAGAACGAGCTGAAGCTGCTGCGCTGCATGCGGGGCCTGGACCCCGAGGAGGCCCACATCATCCGCTTCCTTGAGTTCTTCCATGATGCCCTCAAGTTCTACCTGGTCTTCGAGCTGCTGGAGCAAAACCTTTTCGAATTCCAGAAGGAGAACAACTTCGCGCCCCTCCCCGCCCGCCACATCCGCACGGTCACCCTGCAGGTGCTCCGGGCCCTGGCCAGGCTCAAGGAACTAGCCATCATCCACGCTGATCTCAAGCCTGAGAACATCATGCTGGTGGACCAGACCCGCTGTCCCTTCAGGGTCAAG GTGATCGACTTTGGCTCGGCCAGCATATTCAGCGAGGTGCGTTACGTCAAGGAACCCTACATCCAGTCCCGCTTCTACCGGGCCCCCGAGATTCTACTGGGGCTGCCCTTCTGTGAGAAGGTGGATGTGTGGTCCCTGGGCTGCGTCATGGCCGAGCTGCACCTGGGCTGGCCCCTCTACCCGGGCAACAATGAGTACGACCAGGTGCGTTACATCTGTGAGACGCAGGGCCTGCCCAAGCCCCACCTGCTGCATGCCGCCCGCAAGGCCCACCACTTCTTCAAGCGCAACCCGCACCCTGACGCCGCCAACCCCTGGCAGCTGAAGTCCTTGGCTGACTACCTGGCTGAGACCAAG GTGCGCCCACTGGAGCGCCGTAAGTACATGCTCAAGTCACTGGACCAGATCGAGACAGTGAACGGCGTCGGGGCAGCCAGTCGGCTGACCTTCCCGGACCGCGAGGTGCTGGCGGAGCACGCCGATCTCAAGAGCATGGTGGAGCTGATCAAGCGCATGCTGACCTGGGAGTCGCACGAACGGATCAGCCCCAGTGCTGCCCTGCGCCACCCCTTCGTGTCCATGCAGCAGCTGCGCAGCACCCACGAAACCACCCGCTACTACCAGCTCTCGCTGCGCAGCTGCCGCCTGTCCCTGCAGGTGGAGGGCAAGCCACCCACGTCGGTCTTGGCCGCCGCGGAAGATGGGCCCCCCTACTACCGTCTGGCCGAGGAGGAGGCGGCCATGGGCCTGGGCAGCACAGGGGGCAGCGGGCCCTTCTTCCGAGAGGAGAAGGCCCCCGGCATGCAGAGGGCCATCGATCAGCTGGACGACCTGAGCCTGCAGGAGGTGGGGCGTGGGCTCTGGGGCGAGACTCATGCCGACGTGGTCCCCGACGTGCTGGCCCCGCTCAAGGCTGCCGCTGTGGGCCGCCGGCTGCCCGAGTCCAGCCCTGAGCCCATCCTGGCCTTCTACGGCACCCGCCTGGTGGGCCGCCACAAGGTCCGCAAGGCACCGGCAGGCTCCAAGTCTGACTCCAACTTCAGCAACCTGATCCGGCTGAGCCAGGCCTCACCTGAGGACGACGCCCCGTGCAGGGCCAGCGGCTGGGCAGAAGGAGAGCGCCTTGGGGCCTCTGCCGAGCCGCCTGTCATCCCACAGCGTGACGGGGATGGGCCAGACATCAAGGACATGACCATGGATGCTGAG AGTCCAGGCCCTGAGCTCTTCGACCCCAACAGCTGTCCTGGGGAATGGCTGAGTGAGCCAGACTGGACGCTGGAGGGCCTCAGGGGGCCACGGGTTCAGGGGCTCCCCCCATGCCACGCCCACCCACATGGTCCACCCCGGGCCACCAGCTTTCTGCAGCACGTCGGCGGGCACCACTGA